A stretch of the Paenibacillus dendritiformis genome encodes the following:
- a CDS encoding bifunctional 3,4-dihydroxy-2-butanone-4-phosphate synthase/GTP cyclohydrolase II, whose translation MSEQFSFDTIEDAIRDLMEGKVIIVVDDEDRENEGDFLALADKATPEAINFMITEGRGLVCVPITPERAEELDLPPMVTHNTDNHGTAFTVSIDHIETSTGISAHERSLTIRKMLDPKAQAADFRRPGHIFPLIAKRGGVLRRAGHTEAAVDLARLCGASPAGVICEVIKEDGTMARLPDLIEIKQKHGLKLICIKDLIHYRNEKENLVRREVEVNMPTDFGVFRAIAYTNEVDNKEHVALVKGEIDSSKPVLVRVHSECLTGDVFHSHRCDCGPQFAAALRAIEREGNGVLLYMRQEGRGIGLINKLKAYKLQEQGLDTVDANLKLGFPADLRDYGIGAQILKDLGVRQIRLMTNNPRKIKGLEGYGLEIVERVPIQMQENEDNTRYLHTKAAKLGHMLVFDDIEQNEHIES comes from the coding sequence ATGAGTGAACAATTTTCGTTCGATACGATAGAGGATGCCATCCGCGACTTAATGGAAGGCAAAGTGATCATCGTCGTCGATGACGAGGATCGAGAGAACGAAGGCGACTTCCTGGCGCTGGCTGACAAGGCGACGCCGGAAGCGATCAACTTCATGATTACCGAGGGCCGCGGGCTCGTCTGCGTGCCGATTACGCCCGAGCGGGCAGAAGAACTGGATCTGCCGCCGATGGTTACGCATAACACCGACAATCACGGGACGGCCTTCACAGTGTCGATCGACCACATCGAGACGTCGACGGGCATCTCGGCCCATGAACGCTCGCTGACGATTCGGAAGATGCTTGATCCGAAGGCGCAAGCGGCAGACTTCCGCCGTCCGGGCCACATCTTCCCGCTGATCGCGAAGCGGGGCGGCGTGCTGCGCCGCGCAGGCCACACCGAAGCGGCCGTCGACTTGGCTCGCTTATGCGGGGCATCCCCGGCCGGGGTCATTTGCGAAGTCATCAAGGAAGACGGGACGATGGCACGGCTGCCAGACCTGATCGAGATCAAGCAGAAACACGGCTTGAAGCTCATTTGCATCAAAGATCTCATTCATTATCGCAACGAGAAGGAGAATCTGGTCCGGCGCGAAGTGGAAGTGAACATGCCGACAGATTTCGGCGTGTTCCGGGCGATCGCTTACACGAACGAGGTGGATAACAAGGAGCATGTCGCTCTGGTGAAGGGCGAAATCGACAGCTCGAAGCCAGTGCTGGTCCGGGTTCATTCCGAATGCCTGACCGGCGATGTCTTCCATTCGCACCGCTGCGATTGCGGTCCTCAGTTCGCTGCCGCTTTGCGCGCCATTGAGCGGGAAGGGAACGGCGTGCTCCTCTATATGCGGCAGGAAGGCCGGGGAATCGGCCTCATCAACAAGCTGAAGGCGTACAAGCTTCAGGAACAGGGCCTGGATACGGTCGACGCGAACCTGAAGCTCGGGTTTCCGGCGGATCTGCGGGACTACGGCATCGGCGCGCAGATTTTGAAGGATCTCGGCGTCCGCCAGATCCGGCTGATGACGAACAATCCCCGCAAAATCAAAGGGTTGGAAGGCTACGGCCTGGAGATTGTCGAGCGCGTGCCGATTCAGATGCAGGAAAATGAAGACAATACCCGTTATCTGCATACGAAAGCGGCGAAGCTCGGGCATATGCTCGTATTCGACGATATCGAGCAGAACGAACATATCGAATCCTGA
- a CDS encoding transglycosylase SLT domain-containing protein: MKKGVITVVGAAIVLTSCSLDGLNRETATYQEYLDRVPLVFELEMERQARQAGWHKTSGREKEVRIQSASEKSEAPVRPRIPSVKLPEEVLDVIWKETSKKNIDYMTFLALIKVESNFNAELVHSNPNGTEDYGLVQMNSVNVSRLSKAIGRPNLDMFEPKDNILLGLAELLECRAYWQDDYKGDDLEKAMLLAYNRGRYGSKRWIQDKGTLDSAYTKRVLNTKALYKREAAKAAQAAKAAPQKPGVKTASPKLQKPAQTMRIQRARQAN, from the coding sequence ATGAAGAAAGGTGTCATAACCGTCGTAGGCGCAGCCATTGTCCTTACATCCTGCAGCCTGGATGGTCTGAACAGAGAGACGGCCACGTATCAGGAGTATTTGGATCGGGTGCCGCTCGTATTTGAACTGGAAATGGAGCGTCAGGCCCGGCAAGCGGGTTGGCATAAGACGAGCGGAAGAGAAAAAGAGGTTCGCATTCAATCGGCGTCCGAGAAGAGCGAGGCGCCCGTTCGCCCTCGCATTCCGTCGGTTAAGCTGCCGGAAGAAGTGCTTGATGTGATCTGGAAGGAAACGAGCAAAAAAAATATTGATTACATGACCTTTTTGGCTCTGATCAAAGTGGAGAGCAACTTCAATGCCGAGCTGGTGCACAGCAATCCGAACGGTACGGAGGATTACGGGCTCGTACAGATGAACTCCGTCAACGTATCGCGGCTGTCCAAAGCGATCGGACGCCCGAATCTTGATATGTTCGAGCCGAAAGACAATATTCTGCTCGGCTTGGCGGAATTGCTGGAATGCCGCGCTTACTGGCAGGACGATTATAAGGGAGATGACCTGGAAAAAGCGATGCTCCTCGCTTATAATCGAGGCAGATACGGCTCCAAGCGCTGGATTCAGGATAAAGGCACGCTGGACAGCGCCTATACGAAAAGAGTGCTGAATACGAAGGCCCTGTATAAGCGCGAAGCGGCCAAGGCCGCCCAGGCCGCCAAGGCGGCCCCGCAGAAGCCGGGGGTGAAGACGGCTTCCCCGAAGCTGCAGAAGCCGGCTCAGACGATGAGAATCCAGCGCGCGAGACAGGCGAATTAA
- the ribE gene encoding 6,7-dimethyl-8-ribityllumazine synthase: MPHVFEGHLVSEGLKYGIVAGRFNEFIVSKLLSGALDALKRHGVKDEEISVAWVPGAFEIPLIAQKMAESGKYDAVITLGAVIRGFTPHFDYVCSETAKGVAQVNMKTGVPTVFGVLTTDSIEQAIERAGTKAGNKGWEAAATAIEMANLTNQLK, from the coding sequence ATGCCACATGTATTTGAGGGTCATTTAGTATCTGAAGGTTTAAAATACGGGATCGTTGCCGGGCGCTTCAATGAATTCATCGTCTCCAAGCTGCTGTCCGGCGCGCTGGACGCGCTGAAGCGCCACGGCGTGAAGGATGAGGAGATCTCGGTCGCCTGGGTTCCCGGCGCATTCGAGATTCCGCTTATCGCCCAGAAAATGGCGGAAAGCGGCAAGTATGACGCGGTGATCACGTTGGGCGCCGTGATTCGCGGATTTACGCCGCATTTCGATTATGTGTGCAGCGAGACGGCCAAAGGGGTGGCTCAAGTCAATATGAAAACAGGCGTCCCGACCGTGTTCGGCGTGCTGACGACGGATTCGATCGAGCAAGCGATCGAGCGCGCAGGCACGAAGGCCGGCAACAAGGGTTGGGAAGCCGCCGCGACGGCAATCGAGATGGCTAACTTGACGAATCAGCTGAAATAG
- a CDS encoding VanZ family protein: MKSAEPYSVQDMKPALGSFMPEEKLLRYLPRWEFLYDGSLVSWREPYHFIEFFIRKFGHVTEFALLTLLLILTFSARVRSKGLIAAGSGLIAILYACSDEWHQTFVPGRTGHLADVAVDSIGVALVLAAYVLVSAVRRRR, from the coding sequence ATGAAATCGGCCGAGCCGTATTCAGTCCAGGACATGAAGCCGGCGCTTGGCTCCTTCATGCCGGAAGAGAAGCTGCTTCGCTATCTTCCGCGCTGGGAATTTCTGTACGACGGGAGTCTTGTGTCGTGGCGGGAGCCTTATCATTTCATTGAATTTTTTATTCGCAAATTCGGTCACGTCACCGAATTCGCCTTGCTGACGCTTCTGCTTATCTTGACGTTCTCGGCCCGCGTCCGTTCGAAGGGCCTGATAGCGGCGGGGAGCGGCCTGATTGCCATCTTATACGCCTGTTCCGATGAGTGGCACCAGACCTTCGTGCCCGGGCGGACCGGGCATCTCGCCGACGTGGCGGTCGACTCGATCGGAGTGGCGCTCGTATTGGCTGCCTATGTACTCGTGAGTGCGGTCCGGCGGAGAAGGTGA
- a CDS encoding segregation and condensation protein A yields the protein MSVTYKLELFEGPLDLLLHLIDQAEIAIQDISISEITDQYMDYLHSMKELELDITSEFLVMAATLLAMKSQQLLPKPPVMEWDDDLMDYEEEELDPRAELIRKLVEYRKYKGIAEHLREKEAERSLLFTKEPEDLTPFMPSKPSNPVEGLHVSDLIAAFQKALRKASRRTMVATIHRDEISVKDRIRDIVTVLRPVGRGGKLLFSKLLSEQLTRHEVVVTFLAVLELMKLRQIRCFQDRVFDEIVIQWQGDGEDDGLSDVEVDY from the coding sequence GTGTCCGTCACTTACAAGCTGGAGCTGTTCGAAGGGCCGCTTGATCTGCTGCTTCACCTTATCGATCAAGCGGAAATTGCCATTCAGGATATCTCGATCAGCGAGATCACCGATCAATATATGGATTATTTACATAGCATGAAGGAATTGGAATTGGATATTACGAGCGAGTTTCTCGTTATGGCAGCGACCCTGTTAGCGATGAAATCCCAGCAGCTCTTGCCGAAACCGCCTGTCATGGAATGGGACGACGACCTGATGGACTACGAAGAAGAGGAACTGGATCCTCGCGCGGAGCTGATCCGCAAGCTGGTAGAATACCGGAAATATAAAGGAATCGCCGAGCATTTGCGGGAAAAGGAAGCGGAGCGAAGCCTGCTGTTCACGAAGGAGCCGGAGGATCTGACTCCGTTCATGCCATCGAAGCCGTCGAATCCGGTGGAAGGACTCCATGTGTCGGATTTGATTGCCGCCTTTCAGAAGGCGCTTCGCAAAGCATCCCGGCGCACGATGGTCGCCACGATTCACCGCGACGAAATTTCCGTGAAGGATCGGATCCGCGATATCGTTACGGTGCTGCGGCCGGTGGGAAGGGGAGGCAAGCTGCTGTTCTCCAAGCTGCTGAGCGAGCAATTGACCCGCCACGAGGTGGTTGTGACGTTTCTTGCGGTGCTGGAATTAATGAAGCTGAGACAGATTCGATGTTTTCAAGACCGGGTGTTCGATGAAATCGTGATTCAGTGGCAAGGGGATGGGGAAGACGATGGACTTTCAGACGTTGAAGTCGATTATTGA
- a CDS encoding riboflavin synthase has translation MFTGLVEEVGRLQAVTKRGEAMVLHIRAAKVLEGMKIGDSIAVNGVCLTAVSHDSGSFMADVMPETFRHTNLKDLQPGAPVNLERAMAADGRFGGHIVQGHVDGLARIMRRTAQANAVVFEFLAEDPGMAKYMIPRGSVTVDGMSLTLTRAEKGMFAVSIIPHTLAETALQGKQPGDTVNIECDVLAKYVDHLLACGSRSAASGNSRISSAFLAEHGFM, from the coding sequence ATGTTCACGGGACTCGTTGAAGAAGTCGGACGGCTGCAGGCCGTGACGAAGCGCGGAGAAGCGATGGTGCTGCATATCCGGGCCGCGAAAGTGCTGGAAGGGATGAAGATCGGCGACAGCATCGCGGTGAACGGAGTATGCCTGACGGCGGTCTCCCATGACTCCGGCTCCTTCATGGCGGATGTCATGCCCGAGACATTCCGGCATACGAATCTGAAGGATTTGCAGCCGGGCGCTCCGGTCAATCTGGAACGGGCGATGGCGGCGGACGGCCGTTTTGGCGGACATATCGTACAGGGCCATGTCGATGGGCTGGCGCGCATTATGCGCCGGACGGCGCAGGCGAATGCGGTCGTGTTCGAGTTCCTCGCCGAAGATCCGGGCATGGCCAAGTATATGATCCCGCGCGGATCGGTTACCGTGGATGGCATGAGCCTCACCCTGACCCGGGCGGAGAAGGGGATGTTCGCCGTATCGATCATTCCGCATACGCTCGCCGAGACGGCGCTCCAGGGCAAGCAGCCGGGAGACACAGTCAATATCGAATGCGACGTGCTGGCCAAATATGTCGATCATTTGCTGGCCTGCGGCAGCCGCTCCGCCGCGAGCGGAAACTCCCGCATCAGCAGCGCCTTTTTGGCGGAACACGGCTTCATGTGA
- the ribD gene encoding bifunctional diaminohydroxyphosphoribosylaminopyrimidine deaminase/5-amino-6-(5-phosphoribosylamino)uracil reductase RibD, with product MHPVINDEFYMQLALDVAERAMGQTGINPAVGCVIVREGRVVGLGAHLRRGEGHAEVHALQMAGEDARGAAAYVTLEPCSHYGKTPPCSLRLLEAGIKRVVIGCLDPNPAVSGRGAQLLREQGVEVTAGVLQSQAESLIEMFAKYITTGLPYVTLKTASTLDGRIATHTGDSRWISNEQARERVQAMRHRHQAIMAGIGTVLADNPSLTTRLAVPGLHPTRLIVDSRLRLPLEAKVVADRSAPTIVFTTSRADAGKREALEARGVEVIAAGDGPRVDLRRVMEWCGSQEIGSILLEGGGRLNGALLEGRWVDRVVLFYAPTIVGGASSPPNFAFDGVSRMNDAYRLRHTRVETLGDNVCISGYPFGTVFERIAATLNEKGGSDDVHGTR from the coding sequence GTGCATCCGGTAATCAATGACGAGTTCTACATGCAGTTGGCGCTTGATGTGGCGGAACGGGCCATGGGGCAGACCGGAATCAATCCGGCCGTCGGCTGCGTCATCGTCCGCGAAGGCCGGGTCGTCGGACTGGGTGCGCATCTGCGGCGCGGCGAAGGCCATGCGGAGGTGCATGCGCTGCAGATGGCCGGCGAAGACGCGCGCGGCGCTGCCGCCTATGTGACGCTTGAGCCTTGCAGCCATTACGGCAAGACGCCCCCTTGCAGCCTTCGCCTGCTGGAAGCCGGAATCAAGCGCGTCGTCATCGGCTGCCTGGATCCGAACCCGGCGGTCAGCGGCCGGGGGGCCCAGTTGCTGCGCGAGCAGGGCGTCGAAGTGACGGCAGGCGTGCTCCAGTCCCAAGCCGAGTCGCTCATCGAGATGTTCGCCAAGTACATCACGACCGGCCTGCCGTATGTGACGCTCAAGACGGCGAGCACCCTGGACGGCCGCATCGCGACGCATACGGGCGACAGCCGTTGGATCTCCAACGAGCAGGCCCGGGAACGGGTGCAAGCGATGCGCCACCGCCATCAGGCGATTATGGCCGGAATCGGCACGGTGCTGGCCGACAATCCGTCCCTGACGACGCGGCTTGCCGTACCGGGCCTGCATCCGACGCGGCTTATCGTCGATTCACGGTTGCGGCTGCCGCTGGAGGCGAAGGTCGTCGCCGATCGCTCCGCGCCGACGATCGTGTTCACGACTTCCCGGGCGGATGCCGGGAAGCGTGAAGCGCTGGAGGCGCGCGGCGTAGAGGTTATCGCCGCGGGCGACGGGCCCCGGGTCGATCTGCGGCGCGTGATGGAATGGTGCGGAAGCCAGGAGATCGGCTCGATCCTGCTGGAGGGAGGCGGCCGTCTGAACGGGGCGCTGCTGGAGGGCCGCTGGGTGGATCGGGTCGTGCTGTTCTACGCGCCGACGATTGTCGGCGGCGCGTCGTCGCCGCCCAACTTCGCCTTCGATGGCGTAAGCCGGATGAACGACGCTTACCGGCTCCGGCATACGCGGGTCGAGACGCTGGGAGACAATGTCTGCATCAGCGGTTATCCGTTCGGCACCGTATTTGAAAGGATAGCCGCCACGCTGAATGAGAAGGGAGGAAGCGACGATGTTCACGGGACTCGTTGA